GCACTGATAATGATTTTGCTGTTAGTGTTGTTGGAcatttagctaacgttaacgttcaAACGTTGCTAAGACACTTACTTGATGTCGACACGTTGAATATCAGACTGTATAGCTTCCAGGGTGAATGAAACCCAAATATGCCGTAGAAAACCAGCCCTTTCCTTCTGGATGACAGCGGTCCACTTACTTGGAAGCTAGCTGGCACATAGCCGTTCTGTATTTTGGCTGAAAGAACGGCATCCTTGAGTTTTCGGTCATCCACACGTCTCACCCTCCTATCCTTTGCGAAAAACAAGTCACACCCCTCTCTTAAATGGAACGAACGGCGATACCGATACCGTAACACCAGAGCAAGAAAGTTGCTGAATCGTTCAGCTTTACAAGCCAAGAAAAAATCCAATAAAACAATACAGCAGTGTGGCTATTGTTCGGTCTGACGTTTAGAGGTAGTATCTGTGTATCAACTCCACAATTAGCAACCTGTTAGTCTTGGTTCGAAACATTTCCTTGTGCTAGTGACCGCCCCGTAAGATCGCGTCATACTTTTCCCTTCTCCTTGACGTGTGATGTATAAGGTGCATGGAGTGAGCTAATCATAAAAGTCTGTAACACTAATACGTTTTCAAGTAAAGGGTTAATTCATAGGTTCAAACGTCTTTTTGATGTGGTTTGTTATTCGTGCATACATTTTATCTGTTGTGAAAATATTGTGCAATCTCTTAACAATGAAACTAAATTGTTTTCTGGAAATTAAGAGGCAACTCTGACTTCATAGACTAAATTCAAAAACTTCTATGTTATGTGACACTTAATTTCGGCCGATGTAAACTTACCTGTGAAGTTATAGTGAATTGAAGTTAAGGACTGTTATTTATATGAATcctaaaaaacaacaactcatGAATTCAGAAAAATTACCTTGAATATAGGTCTGTATCAGAGTGAAAAAAATTCAGGCATGGCTTTGGTCATCCCTGAGTAGGGTCCTCATAAGTCAGTGCACTTCCCTGTTGGTGTAAAAATGGCATCTAAGGTGCAATGAGTGCGGGGACGGCAATTCTCCGGGATTGACATGAAATCGGGGACGAGGTAGCTGCAAGATTTGTAGTGGACGTTGTCCTGTGCCGACAGTCGATATGCAATACTTCGACTTGGTCAGTTTTGTCACAGCAGGCAAAGTGGGAAAAAACGCGTGATTAACAATCTGCTGAATCCCAAAGGCGTGAGAATAGGAATTGCTGTTAGCAAGCTAAGCTAGGCAGCTTACAGTCTTTGACTGGTTAGCTAATGAATTCAGCGATAGCAGTTCATTTGTATTGATCTGACTGGTAAGTATTCATGTTAGCGCAATAAAGTGTTACCGTCTGCTTTATCTTTTCAGACCGACAGTATCCAGCCATTGTCACAATTCATTGTCGTTGTCACCCAACACATCATGCTACATAGCGTTATCGTTACATATGGTTGGGCCACCTAGCTTGAGTATTAGGACAGCTGTAAGGAGGCAAACGTCAGATAGCGGTATCTATGTTTCTTGTTTAAAACAATGCTGGCTATCACAATTTATCTTACTCGACAATAGTTTGTTACCCTTATTATATGTCTGTTACATCTGTTTGTAGGTGACGTTAGTGCATTCATGTTATTTAAAACTGTAACGTATGAAAATGAGCTTTGTTTAGCTACATTATTGCTAATAATTTTCTGTTGAACTTCTAGGCTCACGTTACTTCAGTTTACCATGAAAAGTTACGTTACAGTTACGACACATTTTTTTCCCTGTGAATTGCAGATATATGTTCAAACATGGCCATTACCCAATTCCGCCTTTTCAAGATATGCACATGCCTAGCCACAATACTCTCCTTCTTCAAACGACTAATATGCAGGTAAGAACAAACTGTGTTTAGTGTCGTGTTCATGTCTCAGTTCTCCAAGTAAGTGCTAAAACGGCAGCATTATCTAAATTATAGTACACGATGTCACTTGCCAGGATATATCAGATATATAACCACTAGGGTGTACTACAAAGCTAAGGTGTAAGTGTAAATATTttcctctagtgtgtgtgtgtgtcttgacctcATTCCCCGCTAGTCAGATGCAGCCTGTGCTTTTTAGCAACATTTTGAAATCACTGAAAACGTTTATGACCTAGTAAATGTGATCATGTTAAGTAGGTTTCTAGGTATTATACTCACCACAGACAAACATAGAATGCACATACAATATGTATACAAGTGATGTTTCATTAGATCACACTTAACACACTTTAAATTCAGACAGCATTGTACATCACTGTCATCTTTGCATAGTGGCACAGTGTtttatgcattttatttgtgtgtttgtgacacagGACTGGCAGATTGCGCAAGCTAAGCGGTGACCAGATCACACTTCCGACCACTGTGGATTTTTCGTCCGTACCCAAACAGGTCAGTCATGGGTAGCTACATGTCACACTAGCAGCTCTCCAAGGGCAGAGCTAGATAAACATACCTAATTCCCACATATACTTTTGGCCAAGCTCAAACAAATCCACAGTGTGTGTCTTGATGGCGTATCGTGGTCATTTTGATTCCCATCCTGCAGTGATCTGTGAATGTGAGATGTGTTGATCTTTTTGGATCCTTCTATTTCCGCTCCTGTCCTGCAGCCAGAAATTGAGGAGTGGAGTTCGTGGGATGAAGACGCTCCGACCAGCATTAAAATCGAGGGAGGAAATGGGGCGGTGCCTCCTCagcaggatgaggatgaggaggcggAGCCAGATTACTTCAAAGACATGGCACCAACCATCAGGAAAACCCAAAAGGTGCGGTTGCATGCTGAATGGTGGCATTTTATTAACATAACGTGGGTTTTGCTGTTGGTTTACCCCTGTGAATGGTTTGCAAAAAAATTGGCTGTGTCCTATGAGGAAGGAGCAGCCAGATGTAGATTTGAGTTCCTCATTATTTAACCCGTTATTGCTAATGAAGGCTGTGCTGTGAGAACGTCGGTCCTGCACTTGACTCAAACCTGCAGCCTCAATCACTGAATGAAGGTGTGCTAGCTatgaggctaaaacccatgtgTTCTAGAATCTTTTGCTAGTAGTATCTTAAACTTAAGCTCTTAAACTGTTAGGGAGTATATTTCCTTACCCGCTAACCACTGTTATAATCAACCCCAACTAAAGCTCACTCCAAATCCAGGTTATGGCACCAGTGTAACTTGCATTGTGAGAAGCACAGTCTCGTTCTGGACTCAAACCTGCAACCTGGTGCATCGGATGCGGGCAGGCTAGAAAGGCTACGAAAGCCCTTGGGTTGAGCTTCTGTCACCCGCTTGTCTATTAAGGCATCTGGGAGTGAGGTTCAGTCATTGCACATCTCTGTGTCCGGAGGCCACCATTAGACTTATAATCTGAATAAACAAAGAATTCAGGAAAGCATCTTTGAGAAAGTTGTGATGCTGGCTTTCAGAAATGTTTCTATTTACACGCATTTACTTAGCTAACACTtctatccaaagcaacttaaagtgcatatacattttcaccATTAAAGGCATGATCTTGGGTGGTGTTAGAACCTTTCTCTCCCAGTTGAGCCACACGTAGCCCCATTCTCCCTATAGCTGCATAGGAATGTTGTTTACCCATTCAAATTTACAACAGAGATGTGAAGGATTTGACTTTTCTGCTTTCAGATTGTGTTGAAGAAGCGGGAGCCGCTGGCCTTCTCTGCTCCAGACAACTCAACAGGCTTCTCCAGTAGGCTGGCTGTCACACAGGACGTGTCCTTCATAACTCCGTCGGTGAGTGGTGGCGGcacgctcctctctctcccccactcaaaatctaattacatttttttttgtgtcagtaCACAGTGGCTAGCTGTGAGAGCTGAATTTGTGTCATTGTTGAAACTAAAATGAAATTCTTTGCATACAGATCTTTATTGTTTATCGTACTGTTTTTTGATAAGGTGTGGCCAGAGTGTGGTAAGCCAGTTGATAAGACGGGGTGGTGCTGATCATTAAGAGAAAGGCATTGTTAAACACTGGATTACAAAGCATACTATATCTGCAAGGGCAATTGCTAGAATTATTAACTTGATTATTTTCCGGTCATGTTTCTGTTCAGTGGAAGTTGCAAAGGGTCATGATATTGGGTCCATATGCACACCACACAAATTGGAAGAATCTCCTGTGGACATTAAGTGTGCCACCATGGCAGATATGGTTTCACATGTATCATTTGTGTCACATGAAGTGCCTCCTGAGAGACGTGTATTAATAGGATGCCTCCAGGCAATCAGTTGTCAAACTTGATGTACTGCATAGCAGTGTGTTTTATGACCGCCGCATTAAGTGACTGAATGAGCCAGAATGACTTGAAAAGCAAGATCTGAATCTTGAATGATTACATTACAATAGACTAAAAAGTGTGTTGTATATCTTGTGAGTGAAAATAGTGTGTAGTATAATCCCTTCTCATTGTTTTCTCCGGATGGTAGTTGAATCAAGGAAATGATTTTGCTTTTCATTGTGGCATGTTTCCTCCACGTCACACAGTGACAAGCAGTGTCTCCTGTTGTGCATTGCATTTCCACATGGCCGTAGACAGTGACTGTTGACGTGACAGTTTGGCAGCTCATGCAATGGACCATGTACATGTTCACAGTGTAATTGCAGTTGTCTCTTCATCAGTTCCAATGCGGAAAAATCCAAGTGTGAAAAGTCTTGTTGTATTGGAGTTCCCTTCTAGACTATGGTCTCTGTTGTTTTATCCTTGGCGTTATATCGAGGTGTGTAcagtctgaggaggtgtgtaaagtctgaggaggtgtgtgtacagtctgaggaggtgtgtgtacagtctgaggaggtgtgtgtacagtctgaggaggtgtgtgtacagtctgaggaggtgtgtgtacagtctgaggaggtgtgtgtacagtctgaggaggtgtgtgtacagtctgaggaggtgtgtaaagtctgtgtgtacagtctgaggaggtgtgtacagtctgaggaggtgtgtacagtctgaggaggtgtgtgtgaagtctgaggaggtgtgtacagtctgaggaggtgtgtacagtctgtggaggtgtgtacagtctgaggaggtgtgtacagtctgaggaggtgtgtgtgaagtctgaggaggtgtgtgtgaagtctgaggaggtgtgtgaagtctgaggaggtgtgtgaagtctgaggaggtgtgtgaagtctgaggaggtgtgtgaagtctgaggtggtgtgtacagtctgaggaggtgtgtacagtctgaggaggtgtgtacagtctgaggaggtgtgtACAGTCTCAGGAGGTGTGTAAcgtctgaggaggtgtgtgtgaagtctgaggaggtgtgtacagtctgaggaggtgtgtacagtctgaggaggtgtgtgtgaagtctgaggaggtgtgtacagtctgaggaggtgtgtacagtctgtggaggtgtgtacagtctgtggaggtgtgtacagtctgaggaggtgtgtacagtctgaggaggtgtgtgtgaagtctgaggaggtgtgtgtgaagtctgaggaggtgtgtgtgaagtctgaggaggtgtgtgaagtctgaggaggtgtgtgaagtctgaggtggtgtgtacagtctgaggaggtgtgtacagtctgaggaggtgtgtacagtctgaggaggtgtgtACAGTCTCAGGAGGTGTGTAAcgtctgaggaggtgtgtgtgaagtctgaggaggtgtgtacagtctgaggaggtgtgtgaagtctgaggaggtgtgtacagtctgaggaggtgtgtgaagtctgtgtgtacagtctgaggaggtgtgtgataggtgaaaattcaccctagttacctcaggactccggagctgcatataagtatatttattagacaaacaacaattgcaatcgggctcactcccagcacaaggctgaaagtgaagcaatgataaacacatcgcacaaggtttatatagacagaagttgagcgttcagcagggataaccacgtggtggatttctgacgtccgaggcaaggatggaagttttgcaaggtcggaagaagcacagttcgacccttcttatcacctctggtctaaacatgctcttgtacatatgcagactaagt
The DNA window shown above is from Clupea harengus chromosome 11, Ch_v2.0.2, whole genome shotgun sequence and carries:
- the ebag9 gene encoding receptor-binding cancer antigen expressed on SiSo cells; translated protein: MAITQFRLFKICTCLATILSFFKRLICRTGRLRKLSGDQITLPTTVDFSSVPKQPEIEEWSSWDEDAPTSIKIEGGNGAVPPQQDEDEEAEPDYFKDMAPTIRKTQKIVLKKREPLAFSAPDNSTGFSSRLAVTQDVSFITPSAELGDMDAWQEDPSAWEDESSDAAWEAEEVLREQKLVEREKRSMEQQRKKMEKEVQRMMKKEQKIAVKLS